The proteins below are encoded in one region of Sminthopsis crassicaudata isolate SCR6 chromosome 1, ASM4859323v1, whole genome shotgun sequence:
- the OR2C1 gene encoding olfactory receptor 2C1, whose protein sequence is MGGANHSSFKGFILMGVSDHPQLEMILFVAILFSYMLTLVGNLTIILVSRLDARLHTPMYFFLSNLSSLDLAFTTSSVPQMLLNLWGPDKTISYDGCIIQLYVFLWLGATECILLVVMAFDRYVAVCRPLHYMVIMNPRLCWKLAAIAWVGGLGNSLIQSTFTLQLPLCGRREVDNFLCEVPALIKLACGDTSLNEAVLNGVCAFFTAVPLSIILISYGYIAQAVLKIHSAEGRRKAFNTCGSHLIVVFLFYGSAIYAYLLPAKNSSQDRGKFISLFYSVVTPMVNPLIYTLRNKEVKRALRKLLGKGREEQ, encoded by the coding sequence ATGGGAGGAGCTAACCACAGCTCCTTTAAAGGTTTCATCCTGATGGGTGTCTCTGACCATCCCCAGCTGGAGATGATCTTATTTGTCGCTATCCTGTTCTCCTACATGTTAACCTTGGTGGGCAACTTGACTATTATCTTAGTATCACGCCTGGATGCCCGGCTTCACACACCcatgtattttttcctcagtAACCTCTCTTCACTTGACCTTGCCTTTACCACAAGCTCAGTCCCTCAAATGCTGTTGAATTTGTGGGGCCCTGACAAAACCATCAGCTATGATGGCTGTATAATCCAACTATACGTCTTCCTTTGGCTGGGGGCCACTGAGTGCATCCTGTTGGTTGTGATGGCCTTTGACCGCTATGTAGCTGTGTGCAGACCCCTACACTACATGGTCATCATGAACCCTCGGCTTTGCTGGAAGCTAGCTGCTATTGCGTGGGTAGGTGGCCTGGGAAACTCCCTAATTCAGTCAACGTTTACTCTGCAGCTCCCACTGTGTGGACGCCGGGAAGTTGATAATTTTCTCTGTGAAGTGCCAGCTCTAATAAAGTTGGCCTGTGGGGACACAAGCCTCAATGAGGCTGTACTCAATGGCGTATGTGCCTTCTTCACTGCAGTGCCCCTGAGCATCATCCTCATTTCCTATGGCTACATTGCCCAGGCTGTCCTGAAGATTCATTCTGCTGAAGGCCGGCGTAAGGCTTTCAATACTTGTGGCTCCCATTTGATAGTAGTATTCCTCTTCTATGGTTCAGCCATTTATGCTTACCTACTGCCAGCCAAGAATAGTTCTCAGGACCGGGGCAAATTCATCTCTCTGTTTTATTCAGTAGTTACACCTATGGTGAATCCCCTAATCTATACTCTGCGGAACAAGGAGGTGAAGAGGGCACTAAGGAAATtgttggggaaagggagagaggaacagtga
- the ZSCAN32 gene encoding zinc finger and SCAN domain-containing protein 32 isoform X3 — protein MMATASSCHVQALQKNSTWSQKTALQVERTTDSEVFRQHFRQFCYQEVAGPHEAFSTLWELCCRWLRPKTNSKEQILEMLVLEQFLTILPGEIQVQVREHHPENGEEAVALVEDLQKETERPEQQGYSQFPVSVQNPEVLVEKIVSLGTAQESMSYHLKQEENQQEKDPSKDASWSLHQGPQEQADYEQESPVRPDTSKLAPQVSAFPWERRKRNQKMEAVILTTGFQEPVTCGDVTMSFSQEEWKCLNSAQRVLYRGIMQENYRNVDSLGLSKPLLISEVEHRKDICLPDLQGSKETEILSSSHTNEDRVQTEKLAKREGENWGGQKQQQDLEDEKITGLEVKNEIKKEDLKWEYSEKDQLSRTIPGRFNRQIFQYPVLKEACETVSKLRKQLINFPRERQDKPDFHERDLMKKLDQQKLCVGEKHYKQFAYGNSFSQNSHKSIPELEKTTRCHECGKSFSRGSYLVRHQRIHTGEKPHKCNECGKSFSERSNLTAHLRTHTGERPYKCGECGKSFNQSSSLIVHQRTHTGEKPYQCNECGKRFNNSSQFSAHRRAHTGESPYKCRECGKSFNNSSHFNAHQRTHTGEKPYECPQCGKSFSKSSALTRHQGVHMREKFLIQSRLNVVERNIS, from the exons ATGATGGCTACAGCCTCAAGCTGCCACGTACAAGCTCTGCAGAAAAACTctacctggagtcagaaaactgcCCTTCAGGTGGAAAGAACAACTGACTCTGAAGTCTTCCGTCAGCACTTCAGGCAGTTTTGCTACCAAGAGGTGGCTGGGCCCCATGAAGCTTTTAGTACACTTTGGGAACTTTGTTGTAGGTGGCTGAGACCCAAGACAAACTCAAAAGAACAAATCTTAGAAATGCTGGTTCTGGAGCAATTCCTAACCATTCTGCCTGGGGAGATCCAGGTCCAAGTGAGGGAGCATCATCCAGAAAATGGTGAGGAGGCTGTGGCGCTTGTTGAAGACTTGCAGAAAGAAACTGAGAGACCAGAACAACAG GGCTATTCCCAGTTTCCAGTCAGTGTTCAAAACCCAGAAGTTCTTGTGGAGAAGATAGTGTCTCTGGGAACAGCACAGGAGTCTATGAGCTACCACCTAAAGCAAGAGGAGAACCAGCAGGAAAAAGATCCTTCAAAAGATGCATCATGGAGCCTTCATCAGGGACCACAGGAACAGGCAGACTATGAACAGGAGTCTCCAGTCAGACCAGACACAA gcAAGTTGGCTCCCCAGGTTTCTGCCTTTccctgggagagaaggaagagaaaccaGAAGATGGAAGCCGTAATCCTTACAACTGGTTTTCAG GAACCAGTCACATGTGGGGATGTGACCATGTCCTTCTCCCAGGAAGAGTGGAAGTGTTTGAATTCTGCTCAGAGGGTCCTCTACAGGGGTATCATGCAGGAGAATTACAGAAATGTGGACTCATTGG GACTTTCCAAGCCTCTTCTGATCTCTGAGGTGGAGCATAGAAAAGATATATGTCTTCCAGATCTTCAGGGTTCCAAGGAAACAGAAATCCTAAGCAGCTCCCATACAAATGAAGACCGAGTACAAACTGAGAAACTagcaaagagagaaggggaaaactgGGGAGGCCAGAAGCAACAGCAGGACTTGGAGGATGAAAAAATCACAG gTTTAGAAGTCAAGAATGAGATTAAAAAGGAGgatctaaaatgggaatattcaGAAAAAGACCAGCTGAGCAGAACAATACCAGGAAGATTTAATCGACAAATTTTCCAATATCCTGTTTTGAAAGAAGCCTGTGAGACTGTAAGCAAGTTAAGAAAACAACTTATAAATTTTCCACGAGAGAGACAAGACAAACCAGATTTCCATGAGAGAGATTTAATGAAAAAACTAGATCAACAGAAACTCTGTGTTGGAGAAAAACACTATAAACAATTTGCATATGGAAATAGCTTCTCTCAAAATTCCCACAAATCAATCCCTGAATTAGAAAAGACTACTAGATGTCATGAGTGTGGGAAAAGTTTCAGTCGTGGTTCTTATCTTGTTAggcatcagagaatccacacaggtGAGAAACCCCACAAatgcaatgaatgtgggaaaagttTCAGTGAGCGTTCCAACCTCACGGCCCACCTGAGGACCCATACTGGAGAGAGGCCTTACAAGTGTGGCGAGTGTGGGAAAAGCTTCAATCAGAGCTCAAGCCTCATTGTCCACCAGAGAACCCACACAGGAGAAAAGCCATATCAGTGTAATGAGTGTGGGAAAAGGTTCAACAATAGCTCCCAGTTTAGCGCTCATCGGCGAGCTCACACTGGGGAAAGTCCATATAAAtgtagggaatgtgggaaaagctTCAATAATAGTTCCCATTTCAATGCCCATCAGAGAACACATACTGGTGAGAAGCCCTATGAATGTCCTCAGTGTGGGAAAAGTTTCAGTAAGAGTTCTGCCCTTACTAGACACCAGGGAGTTCATATGAGAGAGAAGTTTCTGATTCAGTCAAGGCTTAATGTAGTTGAGAGAAACATATCATAA
- the ZSCAN32 gene encoding zinc finger and SCAN domain-containing protein 32 isoform X2 yields the protein MMATASSCHVQALQKNSTWSQKTALQVERTTDSEVFRQHFRQFCYQEVAGPHEAFSTLWELCCRWLRPKTNSKEQILEMLVLEQFLTILPGEIQVQVREHHPENGEEAVALVEDLQKETERPEQQFPVSVQNPEVLVEKIVSLGTAQESMSYHLKQEENQQEKDPSKDASWSLHQGPQEQADYEQESPVRPDTSKLAPQVSAFPWERRKRNQKMEAVILTTGFQEPVTCGDVTMSFSQEEWKCLNSAQRVLYRGIMQENYRNVDSLGLSKPLLISEVEHRKDICLPDLQGSKETEILSSSHTNEDRVQTEKLAKREGENWGGQKQQQDLEDEKITGYVNVKKSLIMHRFPQGLEVKNEIKKEDLKWEYSEKDQLSRTIPGRFNRQIFQYPVLKEACETVSKLRKQLINFPRERQDKPDFHERDLMKKLDQQKLCVGEKHYKQFAYGNSFSQNSHKSIPELEKTTRCHECGKSFSRGSYLVRHQRIHTGEKPHKCNECGKSFSERSNLTAHLRTHTGERPYKCGECGKSFNQSSSLIVHQRTHTGEKPYQCNECGKRFNNSSQFSAHRRAHTGESPYKCRECGKSFNNSSHFNAHQRTHTGEKPYECPQCGKSFSKSSALTRHQGVHMREKFLIQSRLNVVERNIS from the exons ATGATGGCTACAGCCTCAAGCTGCCACGTACAAGCTCTGCAGAAAAACTctacctggagtcagaaaactgcCCTTCAGGTGGAAAGAACAACTGACTCTGAAGTCTTCCGTCAGCACTTCAGGCAGTTTTGCTACCAAGAGGTGGCTGGGCCCCATGAAGCTTTTAGTACACTTTGGGAACTTTGTTGTAGGTGGCTGAGACCCAAGACAAACTCAAAAGAACAAATCTTAGAAATGCTGGTTCTGGAGCAATTCCTAACCATTCTGCCTGGGGAGATCCAGGTCCAAGTGAGGGAGCATCATCCAGAAAATGGTGAGGAGGCTGTGGCGCTTGTTGAAGACTTGCAGAAAGAAACTGAGAGACCAGAACAACAG TTTCCAGTCAGTGTTCAAAACCCAGAAGTTCTTGTGGAGAAGATAGTGTCTCTGGGAACAGCACAGGAGTCTATGAGCTACCACCTAAAGCAAGAGGAGAACCAGCAGGAAAAAGATCCTTCAAAAGATGCATCATGGAGCCTTCATCAGGGACCACAGGAACAGGCAGACTATGAACAGGAGTCTCCAGTCAGACCAGACACAA gcAAGTTGGCTCCCCAGGTTTCTGCCTTTccctgggagagaaggaagagaaaccaGAAGATGGAAGCCGTAATCCTTACAACTGGTTTTCAG GAACCAGTCACATGTGGGGATGTGACCATGTCCTTCTCCCAGGAAGAGTGGAAGTGTTTGAATTCTGCTCAGAGGGTCCTCTACAGGGGTATCATGCAGGAGAATTACAGAAATGTGGACTCATTGG GACTTTCCAAGCCTCTTCTGATCTCTGAGGTGGAGCATAGAAAAGATATATGTCTTCCAGATCTTCAGGGTTCCAAGGAAACAGAAATCCTAAGCAGCTCCCATACAAATGAAGACCGAGTACAAACTGAGAAACTagcaaagagagaaggggaaaactgGGGAGGCCAGAAGCAACAGCAGGACTTGGAGGATGAAAAAATCACAG gaTATGTGAATGTAAAGAAATCCCTTATAATGCACAGATTTCCTCAAG gTTTAGAAGTCAAGAATGAGATTAAAAAGGAGgatctaaaatgggaatattcaGAAAAAGACCAGCTGAGCAGAACAATACCAGGAAGATTTAATCGACAAATTTTCCAATATCCTGTTTTGAAAGAAGCCTGTGAGACTGTAAGCAAGTTAAGAAAACAACTTATAAATTTTCCACGAGAGAGACAAGACAAACCAGATTTCCATGAGAGAGATTTAATGAAAAAACTAGATCAACAGAAACTCTGTGTTGGAGAAAAACACTATAAACAATTTGCATATGGAAATAGCTTCTCTCAAAATTCCCACAAATCAATCCCTGAATTAGAAAAGACTACTAGATGTCATGAGTGTGGGAAAAGTTTCAGTCGTGGTTCTTATCTTGTTAggcatcagagaatccacacaggtGAGAAACCCCACAAatgcaatgaatgtgggaaaagttTCAGTGAGCGTTCCAACCTCACGGCCCACCTGAGGACCCATACTGGAGAGAGGCCTTACAAGTGTGGCGAGTGTGGGAAAAGCTTCAATCAGAGCTCAAGCCTCATTGTCCACCAGAGAACCCACACAGGAGAAAAGCCATATCAGTGTAATGAGTGTGGGAAAAGGTTCAACAATAGCTCCCAGTTTAGCGCTCATCGGCGAGCTCACACTGGGGAAAGTCCATATAAAtgtagggaatgtgggaaaagctTCAATAATAGTTCCCATTTCAATGCCCATCAGAGAACACATACTGGTGAGAAGCCCTATGAATGTCCTCAGTGTGGGAAAAGTTTCAGTAAGAGTTCTGCCCTTACTAGACACCAGGGAGTTCATATGAGAGAGAAGTTTCTGATTCAGTCAAGGCTTAATGTAGTTGAGAGAAACATATCATAA
- the ZSCAN32 gene encoding zinc finger and SCAN domain-containing protein 32 isoform X4 — protein sequence MMATASSCHVQALQKNSTWSQKTALQVERTTDSEVFRQHFRQFCYQEVAGPHEAFSTLWELCCRWLRPKTNSKEQILEMLVLEQFLTILPGEIQVQVREHHPENGEEAVALVEDLQKETERPEQQGYSQFPVSVQNPEVLVEKIVSLGTAQESMSYHLKQEENQQEKDPSKDASWSLHQGPQEQADYEQESPVRPDTSKLAPQVSAFPWERRKRNQKMEAVILTTGFQEPVTCGDVTMSFSQEEWKCLNSAQRVLYRGIMQENYRNVDSLDLQGSKETEILSSSHTNEDRVQTEKLAKREGENWGGQKQQQDLEDEKITGYVNVKKSLIMHRFPQGLEVKNEIKKEDLKWEYSEKDQLSRTIPGRFNRQIFQYPVLKEACETVSKLRKQLINFPRERQDKPDFHERDLMKKLDQQKLCVGEKHYKQFAYGNSFSQNSHKSIPELEKTTRCHECGKSFSRGSYLVRHQRIHTGEKPHKCNECGKSFSERSNLTAHLRTHTGERPYKCGECGKSFNQSSSLIVHQRTHTGEKPYQCNECGKRFNNSSQFSAHRRAHTGESPYKCRECGKSFNNSSHFNAHQRTHTGEKPYECPQCGKSFSKSSALTRHQGVHMREKFLIQSRLNVVERNIS from the exons ATGATGGCTACAGCCTCAAGCTGCCACGTACAAGCTCTGCAGAAAAACTctacctggagtcagaaaactgcCCTTCAGGTGGAAAGAACAACTGACTCTGAAGTCTTCCGTCAGCACTTCAGGCAGTTTTGCTACCAAGAGGTGGCTGGGCCCCATGAAGCTTTTAGTACACTTTGGGAACTTTGTTGTAGGTGGCTGAGACCCAAGACAAACTCAAAAGAACAAATCTTAGAAATGCTGGTTCTGGAGCAATTCCTAACCATTCTGCCTGGGGAGATCCAGGTCCAAGTGAGGGAGCATCATCCAGAAAATGGTGAGGAGGCTGTGGCGCTTGTTGAAGACTTGCAGAAAGAAACTGAGAGACCAGAACAACAG GGCTATTCCCAGTTTCCAGTCAGTGTTCAAAACCCAGAAGTTCTTGTGGAGAAGATAGTGTCTCTGGGAACAGCACAGGAGTCTATGAGCTACCACCTAAAGCAAGAGGAGAACCAGCAGGAAAAAGATCCTTCAAAAGATGCATCATGGAGCCTTCATCAGGGACCACAGGAACAGGCAGACTATGAACAGGAGTCTCCAGTCAGACCAGACACAA gcAAGTTGGCTCCCCAGGTTTCTGCCTTTccctgggagagaaggaagagaaaccaGAAGATGGAAGCCGTAATCCTTACAACTGGTTTTCAG GAACCAGTCACATGTGGGGATGTGACCATGTCCTTCTCCCAGGAAGAGTGGAAGTGTTTGAATTCTGCTCAGAGGGTCCTCTACAGGGGTATCATGCAGGAGAATTACAGAAATGTGGACTCATTGG ATCTTCAGGGTTCCAAGGAAACAGAAATCCTAAGCAGCTCCCATACAAATGAAGACCGAGTACAAACTGAGAAACTagcaaagagagaaggggaaaactgGGGAGGCCAGAAGCAACAGCAGGACTTGGAGGATGAAAAAATCACAG gaTATGTGAATGTAAAGAAATCCCTTATAATGCACAGATTTCCTCAAG gTTTAGAAGTCAAGAATGAGATTAAAAAGGAGgatctaaaatgggaatattcaGAAAAAGACCAGCTGAGCAGAACAATACCAGGAAGATTTAATCGACAAATTTTCCAATATCCTGTTTTGAAAGAAGCCTGTGAGACTGTAAGCAAGTTAAGAAAACAACTTATAAATTTTCCACGAGAGAGACAAGACAAACCAGATTTCCATGAGAGAGATTTAATGAAAAAACTAGATCAACAGAAACTCTGTGTTGGAGAAAAACACTATAAACAATTTGCATATGGAAATAGCTTCTCTCAAAATTCCCACAAATCAATCCCTGAATTAGAAAAGACTACTAGATGTCATGAGTGTGGGAAAAGTTTCAGTCGTGGTTCTTATCTTGTTAggcatcagagaatccacacaggtGAGAAACCCCACAAatgcaatgaatgtgggaaaagttTCAGTGAGCGTTCCAACCTCACGGCCCACCTGAGGACCCATACTGGAGAGAGGCCTTACAAGTGTGGCGAGTGTGGGAAAAGCTTCAATCAGAGCTCAAGCCTCATTGTCCACCAGAGAACCCACACAGGAGAAAAGCCATATCAGTGTAATGAGTGTGGGAAAAGGTTCAACAATAGCTCCCAGTTTAGCGCTCATCGGCGAGCTCACACTGGGGAAAGTCCATATAAAtgtagggaatgtgggaaaagctTCAATAATAGTTCCCATTTCAATGCCCATCAGAGAACACATACTGGTGAGAAGCCCTATGAATGTCCTCAGTGTGGGAAAAGTTTCAGTAAGAGTTCTGCCCTTACTAGACACCAGGGAGTTCATATGAGAGAGAAGTTTCTGATTCAGTCAAGGCTTAATGTAGTTGAGAGAAACATATCATAA
- the ZSCAN32 gene encoding zinc finger and SCAN domain-containing protein 32 isoform X1 encodes MMATASSCHVQALQKNSTWSQKTALQVERTTDSEVFRQHFRQFCYQEVAGPHEAFSTLWELCCRWLRPKTNSKEQILEMLVLEQFLTILPGEIQVQVREHHPENGEEAVALVEDLQKETERPEQQGYSQFPVSVQNPEVLVEKIVSLGTAQESMSYHLKQEENQQEKDPSKDASWSLHQGPQEQADYEQESPVRPDTSKLAPQVSAFPWERRKRNQKMEAVILTTGFQEPVTCGDVTMSFSQEEWKCLNSAQRVLYRGIMQENYRNVDSLGLSKPLLISEVEHRKDICLPDLQGSKETEILSSSHTNEDRVQTEKLAKREGENWGGQKQQQDLEDEKITGYVNVKKSLIMHRFPQGLEVKNEIKKEDLKWEYSEKDQLSRTIPGRFNRQIFQYPVLKEACETVSKLRKQLINFPRERQDKPDFHERDLMKKLDQQKLCVGEKHYKQFAYGNSFSQNSHKSIPELEKTTRCHECGKSFSRGSYLVRHQRIHTGEKPHKCNECGKSFSERSNLTAHLRTHTGERPYKCGECGKSFNQSSSLIVHQRTHTGEKPYQCNECGKRFNNSSQFSAHRRAHTGESPYKCRECGKSFNNSSHFNAHQRTHTGEKPYECPQCGKSFSKSSALTRHQGVHMREKFLIQSRLNVVERNIS; translated from the exons ATGATGGCTACAGCCTCAAGCTGCCACGTACAAGCTCTGCAGAAAAACTctacctggagtcagaaaactgcCCTTCAGGTGGAAAGAACAACTGACTCTGAAGTCTTCCGTCAGCACTTCAGGCAGTTTTGCTACCAAGAGGTGGCTGGGCCCCATGAAGCTTTTAGTACACTTTGGGAACTTTGTTGTAGGTGGCTGAGACCCAAGACAAACTCAAAAGAACAAATCTTAGAAATGCTGGTTCTGGAGCAATTCCTAACCATTCTGCCTGGGGAGATCCAGGTCCAAGTGAGGGAGCATCATCCAGAAAATGGTGAGGAGGCTGTGGCGCTTGTTGAAGACTTGCAGAAAGAAACTGAGAGACCAGAACAACAG GGCTATTCCCAGTTTCCAGTCAGTGTTCAAAACCCAGAAGTTCTTGTGGAGAAGATAGTGTCTCTGGGAACAGCACAGGAGTCTATGAGCTACCACCTAAAGCAAGAGGAGAACCAGCAGGAAAAAGATCCTTCAAAAGATGCATCATGGAGCCTTCATCAGGGACCACAGGAACAGGCAGACTATGAACAGGAGTCTCCAGTCAGACCAGACACAA gcAAGTTGGCTCCCCAGGTTTCTGCCTTTccctgggagagaaggaagagaaaccaGAAGATGGAAGCCGTAATCCTTACAACTGGTTTTCAG GAACCAGTCACATGTGGGGATGTGACCATGTCCTTCTCCCAGGAAGAGTGGAAGTGTTTGAATTCTGCTCAGAGGGTCCTCTACAGGGGTATCATGCAGGAGAATTACAGAAATGTGGACTCATTGG GACTTTCCAAGCCTCTTCTGATCTCTGAGGTGGAGCATAGAAAAGATATATGTCTTCCAGATCTTCAGGGTTCCAAGGAAACAGAAATCCTAAGCAGCTCCCATACAAATGAAGACCGAGTACAAACTGAGAAACTagcaaagagagaaggggaaaactgGGGAGGCCAGAAGCAACAGCAGGACTTGGAGGATGAAAAAATCACAG gaTATGTGAATGTAAAGAAATCCCTTATAATGCACAGATTTCCTCAAG gTTTAGAAGTCAAGAATGAGATTAAAAAGGAGgatctaaaatgggaatattcaGAAAAAGACCAGCTGAGCAGAACAATACCAGGAAGATTTAATCGACAAATTTTCCAATATCCTGTTTTGAAAGAAGCCTGTGAGACTGTAAGCAAGTTAAGAAAACAACTTATAAATTTTCCACGAGAGAGACAAGACAAACCAGATTTCCATGAGAGAGATTTAATGAAAAAACTAGATCAACAGAAACTCTGTGTTGGAGAAAAACACTATAAACAATTTGCATATGGAAATAGCTTCTCTCAAAATTCCCACAAATCAATCCCTGAATTAGAAAAGACTACTAGATGTCATGAGTGTGGGAAAAGTTTCAGTCGTGGTTCTTATCTTGTTAggcatcagagaatccacacaggtGAGAAACCCCACAAatgcaatgaatgtgggaaaagttTCAGTGAGCGTTCCAACCTCACGGCCCACCTGAGGACCCATACTGGAGAGAGGCCTTACAAGTGTGGCGAGTGTGGGAAAAGCTTCAATCAGAGCTCAAGCCTCATTGTCCACCAGAGAACCCACACAGGAGAAAAGCCATATCAGTGTAATGAGTGTGGGAAAAGGTTCAACAATAGCTCCCAGTTTAGCGCTCATCGGCGAGCTCACACTGGGGAAAGTCCATATAAAtgtagggaatgtgggaaaagctTCAATAATAGTTCCCATTTCAATGCCCATCAGAGAACACATACTGGTGAGAAGCCCTATGAATGTCCTCAGTGTGGGAAAAGTTTCAGTAAGAGTTCTGCCCTTACTAGACACCAGGGAGTTCATATGAGAGAGAAGTTTCTGATTCAGTCAAGGCTTAATGTAGTTGAGAGAAACATATCATAA